The Sphingopyxis sp. YR583 DNA segment GTCGTCCCAGCCCAGTTTTTCCCACGGGCCGTAGACGGGGTTGGGGAACAGGAACCAGCCCTTGTCCCAGAGTGTGGCGGCGCCGGTGCTCGTCGCCAGCGCCATGCGCTGTGCGGCGGGCAGGTCCTTGACGTTGAACTGCTGGCTGAAGTCGCCGAGTTGGTCGCCGCCAAGGATGATGACGCAATATTTGGAGGAGATCGTGGCGCGGCGCCCGTCCTTGCTCGATCCGCTGGCATCGTCGCCCATCAGGAACAAGGTCTCGCCATGCTTGAATTCGCCGAGCCCTGCGGCGCGGAGCGTATCCTCGCTGCCCTTGGCATTGGCGGCGCTGCGGTTGGTGTTGGCGATCACGGTGATCCCTGCCGCGCGCAGGGCGTTCACCATCTCGACGGTGCCCGGCATCGCGACGGCTTTGCCCGCGCCGGTCTTTTCCCACTGGTCCCAGACCTTGACGTCGAAGGCGGTGCCCTTCTCAGCGAAGTAGCGCATCGGCCCGAGGTTCCAGATCAACGTCTCGTCGGCGTCGAACACTGCCGCAAACGGCTTGTTGCCGCACGGCTCGAACGTTGGCGCGTCCATCGCCGCGCCGGAAGCAAGAACGACGCTATCCTTTGGCCGCAGCTTCACCCGCCAAACGCCATAATCGGCGATCCGTGCATTGGTCGCGCGCACTGCAACAGCGGCTTCGGGCGAACCATAGAGATATTGCAGCGCCACCGGCGGCTTGGCGGCTTCCGCCGGAGCAGGTGCCGGCAGGGGGGCGGGCGGCGGAGCCGGAGCCGTCGCCACCTCTGCCGGCGCGCTCGCGCACCCGGCAAGGAGCAGCGCGGCGGTAAGGGCGAAGCTGCGCATCACGCGGTCTCGCGCGGGCGCGTCGTGCGGAATTCGATCTTCTTGTCGTAAGGCGCGCCGAGGACGAGGCGCTTCACATAGATGCCGGGCAGGTGGATGCTGTCGGGATCGAGGCTGCCGGTCGGCACGATTTCCTCGACCTCGGCGACGCAGATCTTCGCGGCGGTCGCCATCGGCTGGTTGAAGTTGCGCGCGGTCTTGCGGAAAATCAGGTTGCCGCTCTCGTCGGCCTTCCACCCCTTGACGATCGCAAGGTCGGCGAAGATGCCGCGTTCGAGGATATAATCCTGCCCGTCGAAATTCTTCACTTCCTTGCCCTCAGCAACCAGCGTGCCGACGCCCGTCTTGGTATAGAAGCCGGGAATGCCTGCGCCGCCCGCGCGGCAACGTTCGGCGAGGGTCCCTTGCGGGCAGAATTCGACCTCGAGCTCGCCCGCCAGATACTGCCGCTCGAACTCCTTGTTCTCGCCGACGTAGCTGCTGATCATCTTCTTGACCTGCTTCGTGCGGAGCAGCTTGCCGAGCCCTTCGCCGTCGATCCCGGCATTGTTGCTCGCGATTGTCAGATCCTTGGTTCCCGCGTCGCGAATCGCATCGATCAGCCGTTCGGGTATGCCGCAAAGGCCGAATCCGCCTGCGCAAATCTGCATACCGTCAAAGAGCAATCCTTCGAGGGCGGCGGCGGCGTCGGGATATTGCTTTTTCCCCATGGGACGGCTCTCCTGAATGGTTTCGCGCTGACATTGGCGCATTTGATCCATTAATTCTAATTGTTCGATTTTTGGATTATACATAGACGATGTCTATCAATCGCGTCTCTCTCTATCATCTCGAAACCCTGCTCTGGATCGACCGGCTCGGTACCTTTTCGGCCGCGGCCGAGCGGCTCAATACGACGCAGCCGACGGTGTCGGCACGGATGCGCGAACTCGAACAGCGCCTAGGAACAGCGCTCTTCCGCCGCGAAGGCCGTGCAATGTCGCTCACCGCGGCTGGGCGCAAGCTGGTGCGCGATTGCGACCCGCTGCTCCGGGACATGCAGGTCGCGTTGCTCGGCAGCGGGGGCTATGGCGAGGCGAGCGGTGTCGTCCGCATCGGTGCGGGCGAAATCGCGGCCGCAAGCTGCCTCCCTGCGTTTGTGGCGGGGCTCAAGGCCGATATGCCCCATGTCGGGCTCGAAATCGAAATCGACCTCACTGCCAACCTGATCCAGCAGCTTTTGACCGGCCGGACCGACATGGCTTTCGCCG contains these protein-coding regions:
- a CDS encoding HAD family acid phosphatase, translated to MRSFALTAALLLAGCASAPAEVATAPAPPPAPLPAPAPAEAAKPPVALQYLYGSPEAAVAVRATNARIADYGVWRVKLRPKDSVVLASGAAMDAPTFEPCGNKPFAAVFDADETLIWNLGPMRYFAEKGTAFDVKVWDQWEKTGAGKAVAMPGTVEMVNALRAAGITVIANTNRSAANAKGSEDTLRAAGLGEFKHGETLFLMGDDASGSSKDGRRATISSKYCVIILGGDQLGDFSQQFNVKDLPAAQRMALATSTGAATLWDKGWFLFPNPVYGPWEKLGWDDAFPSDKKWEPN
- a CDS encoding CoA transferase subunit A; translated protein: MGKKQYPDAAAALEGLLFDGMQICAGGFGLCGIPERLIDAIRDAGTKDLTIASNNAGIDGEGLGKLLRTKQVKKMISSYVGENKEFERQYLAGELEVEFCPQGTLAERCRAGGAGIPGFYTKTGVGTLVAEGKEVKNFDGQDYILERGIFADLAIVKGWKADESGNLIFRKTARNFNQPMATAAKICVAEVEEIVPTGSLDPDSIHLPGIYVKRLVLGAPYDKKIEFRTTRPRETA
- a CDS encoding LysR family transcriptional regulator, which produces MSINRVSLYHLETLLWIDRLGTFSAAAERLNTTQPTVSARMRELEQRLGTALFRREGRAMSLTAAGRKLVRDCDPLLRDMQVALLGSGGYGEASGVVRIGAGEIAAASCLPAFVAGLKADMPHVGLEIEIDLTANLIQQLLTGRTDMAFAAGPIAHPALKTSPIGEVELVWLASPAVASMFATADTTLPVWSLASHSPIHGRMREAIEASRIAQKSLNLCNNARTMIDIAKAGGGIGIFPQPMVQGEVAAGTLVQIDAMPALAPVEFHVAMRVADTEPVLTQIFERAAQLNLSNPAP